A DNA window from Zingiber officinale cultivar Zhangliang chromosome 3A, Zo_v1.1, whole genome shotgun sequence contains the following coding sequences:
- the LOC122052566 gene encoding uncharacterized protein LOC122052566, which translates to MSRIEDVLRADNLARNPPDEDLKRKSPKIEEPEPVKAEEVIQLQKIESNDSMTLSDFMDWQMDQEAQENNEDSGIGDNTPGLDSAKSGKKSPKVAPNKKFYYLEKLVYWDA; encoded by the coding sequence ATGTCGCGGATAGAAGATGTTCTCCGTGCAGATAACCTTGCTCGGAACCCACCAGATGAAGACTTGAAGAGAAAGTCACCAAAGATAGAAGAACCAGAACCAGTTAAAGCAGAGGAAGTTATTCAACTTCAGAAAATTGAGTCCAATGATTCCATGACCCTCTCAGATTTCATGGATTGGCAGATGGATCAAGAAGCTCAGGAAAACAACGAAGACTCAGGTATCGGGGACAATACCCCAGGGCTAGACAGTGCAAAATCAGGAAAGAAATCGCCAAAAGTTGCGCCTAACAAGAAATTCTACTACTTAGAGAAGCTAGTGTACTGGGATGCTTAA
- the LOC122050714 gene encoding rop guanine nucleotide exchange factor 12-like: MAEGEQSLSLAEDEALLKSEGPNNLSNNSSSEGQQIETKSRLTKNEDVEMLKEKFAKLLLGEDMSGRGTGVPSALALSNAITNLAASVWGEQYRLEPMSAERKARWRKEIDWLLSVTDYIVEFVASQQTLEDGRSMEIMITQQRKDLRMNIPALRKLDAMLIGYLDNFKDKKEFSYLSRDATERGKRADDKWWLPTVKVPENGLSEESRKWMQHQKELVNQVLKAAMAINANVIMEMDIPEDYIENLPKNGRSSLGDSLYKFITDEGFDADAFLETLDLSTEHKILDLKNRIEASVTIWKRKMNNKDVKSSWVTVAGVSGVSQGKREQFEDRAETILLILKHRFPGIPQSALDISKIEFNKVYDDNKMI, translated from the exons ATGGCAGAAGGTGAACAATCATTGTCGTTGGCGGAGGATGAGGCGCTGCTCAAGAGCGAAGGCCCGAACAACCTAAGCAACAATTCCTCCTCTGAAGGACAACAGATTGAAACCAAATCAAGATTAACAAAAAATGAAG ATGTGGAGATGTTGAAGGAAAAATTTGCAAAGCTGTTGCTTGGGGAAGATATGTCAGGGAGAGGCACTGGAGTCCCCTCAGCTTTGGCTCTCTCAAATGCCATCACCAATCTTGCAG CTTCTGTTTGGGGAGAGCAATATCGGTTAGAACCCATGTCGGCGGAAAGGAAGGCGAGGTGGAGAAAAGAAATCGATTGGCTCTTATCGGTCACTGATTACATTGTTGAATTTGTGGCCTCCCAACAAACATTGGAGGATGGAAGAAGCATGGAG ATAATGATAACTCAGCAAAGGAAAGATCTTCGCATGAACATTCCGGCTCTACGAAAGCTCGACGCAATGCTCATC GGGTACCTTGACAACTTCAAGGACAAAAAGGAGTTCTCGTATCTGTCAAGGGATGCTACCGAGAGGGGGAAGAGGGCCGACGATAAGTGGTGGCTCCCGACCGTAAAAGTCCCAGAAAATGGTTTGTCCGAGGAATCCAGGAAATGGATGCAACATCAGAAAGAGCTTGTTAACCAAGTACTCAAAGCTGCTATGGCTATAAATGCTAATGTTATAATGGAAATGGACATTCCAGAAGACTACATCGAAAATCTTCCTAAG AATGGAAGGTCAAGCCTGGGAGATTCACTCTACAAATTTATCACAGATGAAGGATTTGATGCAGATGCATTTCTTGAAACACTAGACTTGTCGACTGAGCACAAAATATTAGACCTCAAAAACCGTATCGAAGCATCGGTGACCATTTGGAAGAGGAAGATGAACAACAAGGATGTCAAATCATCATGGGTTACAGTTGCAGGGGTTTCAGGTGTTAGTCAGGGTAAGCGGGAACAATTCGAAGATCGAGCAGAGACTATCTTGCTCATTCTTAAGCACAGGTTCCCTGGTATCCCTCAATCGGCACTTGACATAAGCAAAATTGAATTCAATAAGGTATATGACGATAACAAAATGATCTAA